Within Epilithonimonas zeae, the genomic segment TTAATATCGATGAAGTTGGTGGTGTAAAAGGAAAAACCAATGACACGATCACTTGCGAAAGGGATGAGTCTAATAGTCCAAGTTCCAACAACTCGGCTTCCAACACTTTCACACAACAATTGATGAATTGTGTGACATTATATTCAACTTTGAAAACCAACCTTAGTTATGCTTATGCGTCCGATTACATGCCATTTCAGGCGAATGGTGAAATCATCACAGGACTTTTTGAATATAACGAAACGCAATACGCACACACCGTCAACGACACTTATGCCAATCTTGACCCAGTTTACATTTACAATATAGCGAAGGCTACAACCGGAGCGGTTCAGCATTTTGCAATTGCAGGTCAGACTTTAAACATTGATTCAGCAAAAGAATTGGAGACAAGTTTCACACTTTATCCCAATCCTGCCAAAGATTATCTTCAGCTAGAGTTTTCAAACAGTAAGAATCAGCATTTCAGTTTTACAATTACGTCACTTGACGGGAAAATGCTTAGCAAGACGGAAAATCAATTTAGAATTGACATTTCCGGACTTCCGAAAGGAGTTTATTTAGGAACTTTCAATATCGGAGAACAGCAGATTACAAAAAAAATAATTGTAGAATAACATCATTATTAAT encodes:
- a CDS encoding M28 family peptidase — protein: MKNLLFSVLFLGFFANSQTFNQDYANIANLVSQSNINTYLQEFEGLGVKTTGSTANNNAYTWLKNKYLSFGYSESQITKDDFTYSGKTTSNLIVTKTGTKYPNTYVIICGHYDTITGTGTNDNGSGVSVILEVARLLKNVTTEYSIKFINFSGEEQGLLGSAHYVSNVVNATNPKMSIRLVLNIDEVGGVKGKTNDTITCERDESNSPSSNNSASNTFTQQLMNCVTLYSTLKTNLSYAYASDYMPFQANGEIITGLFEYNETQYAHTVNDTYANLDPVYIYNIAKATTGAVQHFAIAGQTLNIDSAKELETSFTLYPNPAKDYLQLEFSNSKNQHFSFTITSLDGKMLSKTENQFRIDISGLPKGVYLGTFNIGEQQITKKIIVE